In the genome of Pirellulales bacterium, the window CACCAGAAGGATTTAATTCACACCACTCGCAACCGTTCGCGTTCCAAGCGATCCACAATAAATTGCATTGCCGCCGGCGTCATCCGGTTGTAATACTCGAACCCGTGTCCGCCGCCGCTGGTTTCCAAATCGTAATCGTGGCCAATGCCGAGAGCGACCAATTTGGAATGCAACCGCTCGGCGCTTTCGTGCCAACGACGGTCGCTTGGGTCGCAGCAAAACCACACATGCCGCGGCCAATTGAGCGGGTGCACGTGGAGCGTGGCCGTATCTTGCCGAGCGGCTTCCTGGTCGACATACATTTGCGGGAGTGTTTCATCTCCTTCGTTCCACCGCAAGTGATAATCGATAGCCGGCGAAATCGCCGCCGTCACCGGAAATATGCTGGGATGCTTGAAAGCCAGCCGCAGCGCGCCCTGGCCTCCCATGCTGGTGCCCAAGAGCGCAATTTGCGGCGGCGCTGCATTCCAAGCTGCGGCGACATACCGTAGCACGTTGTCCGTTACGTGCCGATGCGCGGTAATCTGCTCGTCAAACTCGGGGCAAATGCGGTCGGTCCACCAACTGCGACCGGTCAGGGGGGCGATCACGCGTAAGCCATGCCGGGCAAACTCCGCTGTAAAGGCGGGCTTGTCGCTCAGCCGATTCTGATGCACGCCGTGCAAATAGATCACTACAAAACCATGCGGATGCGGAGAGGATGGCTGAAACGCATCGCACGGCTTGCCCGCGACAGAAACGGTTGACCATCCGGTAGCTTGCCCGGCTGATGCCAGTTCGGAGTGGTCTGTCATTTTGGACTCGATACCAGGGGCAATAGTGTTTTTAATTTTGCTTCCAATGCATCCTGTCCGCGCAAAAATTCCAAACCCACTAGCACGGCTCGCAGCGGCCGGTCGCCCAATTTGTTCACGGGCAGCTTTACCAGGTCTTTATGCGTGCACACTGCAACATCTGCGCCGTGCAAAGCCGTCCAACGAGCCAACTCGTCCACCGTATTATTATTGTAAATAAAATGGTCGGGGAACTCTCGCCAGGCGACAACATTGCAGCCGCACTCGGCAAGCGTGTGGCGAAAACCCGCTGGATTCCCCAGCCCACAAAAAGCCGCCACCTGCCTACCCCGCAGCGCGCCCAGCGATTCTTCTTGTCCGTCGGCGGCCAGCAAACTGCGCGGGGCGTGGCGGCATTCGACCCAAGCGATTTGAGGCGCATAGCGCTCCACGATGCCGCGAATTCGGGCGCGCTCAACTTCATTTACCATGTCGGCCCGCGTGAGCACTGCCAGATTGGCCCGGCTCATTCCGGCGATCGGTTCGCGCAACATGCCGCGTGGAAAAACATGGCCGAAGCCGAAGGGCTCGAGCGCATCCAAAAGTACGATGTCCAAATCCCGCGCG includes:
- a CDS encoding alpha/beta hydrolase-fold protein, translating into MTDHSELASAGQATGWSTVSVAGKPCDAFQPSSPHPHGFVVIYLHGVHQNRLSDKPAFTAEFARHGLRVIAPLTGRSWWTDRICPEFDEQITAHRHVTDNVLRYVAAAWNAAPPQIALLGTSMGGQGALRLAFKHPSIFPVTAAISPAIDYHLRWNEGDETLPQMYVDQEAARQDTATLHVHPLNWPRHVWFCCDPSDRRWHESAERLHSKLVALGIGHDYDLETSGGGHGFEYYNRMTPAAMQFIVDRLERERLRVV
- the lpxK gene encoding tetraacyldisaccharide 4'-kinase, whose translation is MLNAVDFRELVSGRRRGPMASLLRGLLRWAESLYTWIVVGRNKAFESGRKASQKIGIPVVSVGNLTLGGTGKTPLVEWIARWFLNRGIKIALVSRGYKSSNGAPNDEAQELAQKLPGVVHLQNPDRVAAARLAVREFQSELIILDDAFQHRRIARDLDIVLLDALEPFGFGHVFPRGMLREPIAGMSRANLAVLTRADMVNEVERARIRGIVERYAPQIAWVECRHAPRSLLAADGQEESLGALRGRQVAAFCGLGNPAGFRHTLAECGCNVVAWREFPDHFIYNNNTVDELARWTALHGADVAVCTHKDLVKLPVNKLGDRPLRAVLVGLEFLRGQDALEAKLKTLLPLVSSPK